A genomic segment from Saimiri boliviensis isolate mSaiBol1 chromosome 14, mSaiBol1.pri, whole genome shotgun sequence encodes:
- the HMG20B gene encoding SWI/SNF-related matrix-associated actin-dependent regulator of chromatin subfamily E member 1-related isoform X1: MSHGPKQPGAAAAPTGGKAPGQHGGFVVAVKQERGEGPRAGEKGSHEEEPVKKRGWPKGKKRKKILPNGPKAPVTGYVRFLNERREQIRTRHPDLPFPEITKMLGAEWSKLQPTEKQRYLDEAEREKQQYMKELRAYQQSEAYKMCTEKMQEKKIKKEDSGPGLMNTLLNGHKGGDCDGFSTFDVPIFTEEFLDQNKAREAELRRLRKMNVAFEEQNAVLQRHTQSMSSARERLEQELALEERRTLALQQQLQAVRQALTASFASLPVPGTGETPTLGTLDFYMARLHGAIERDPAQHEKLIIRIKEILAQVASEHL, translated from the exons ATGTCCCACGGCCCCAAGCAGCCCGGCGCGGCCGCCGC GCCGACGGGCGGCAAGGCTCCGGGCCAGCATGGGGGCTTCGTGGTGGCTGTCAAGCAAGAGCGCGGCGAGGGTCCACGCGCCGGCGAGAAGGGGTCCCACGAGGAGGAG CCGGTGAAGAAACGCGGCTGGCCCAAGGGTAAGAAGCGGAAGAAGATTCTGCCGAATGGGCCCAAGGCACCGGTCACAGGCTACGTGCGCTTCCTGAACGAGCGGCGCGAGCAGATCCGCACGCGCCACCCGGACCTGCCCTTTCCCGAGATCACCAAGATGCTGGGCGCCGAGTGGAGCAAGCTGCAGCCAACAGAGAAGCAG CGGTACCTGGACGAGGcggagagagagaagcagcagtACATGAAGGAGCTTCGGGCATACCAGCAGTCGGAAGCCTACAAGATGTGCACGGAGAAGATGCAGGAGAAGAAGATCAAAAAAG aaGACTCGGGCCCAGGGCTCATGAACACCCTCCTGAATGGACACAAG GGTGGGGACTGCGACGGCTTCTCCACTTTCGACGTTCCCATCTTCACTGAAGAGTTCTTGGACCAAAACAAAG CCCGCGAGGCAGAGCTGCGGCGCTTGCGGAAGATGAACGTGGCCTTCGAGGAGCAGAACGCGGTGCTGCAGAGACACACGCAGAGTATGAGCAGCGCGCGCGAGCGTCTGGAGCAGGAGCTGGCGCTGGAGGAGCGGCGGACGCTGGCGTTgcagcagcagctccaggccGTGCGCCAGGCGCTCACCGCCAGCTTCGCCTCGCTGCCGGTGCCGG GCACCGGCGAGACGCCCACGCTAGGCACCCTGGACTTCTACATGGCCCGGCTGCACGGCGCCATCGAGCGCGATCCCGCACAGCACGAGAAGCTCATCATCCGCATCAAGGAAATCCTGGCCCAGGTCGCCAG CGAGCACCTGTGA
- the HMG20B gene encoding SWI/SNF-related matrix-associated actin-dependent regulator of chromatin subfamily E member 1-related isoform X2 encodes MSHGPKQPGAAAAPTGGKAPGQHGGFVVAVKQERGEGPRAGEKGSHEEEPVKKRGWPKGKKRKKILPNGPKAPVTGYVRFLNERREQIRTRHPDLPFPEITKMLGAEWSKLQPTEKQRYLDEAEREKQQYMKELRAYQQSEAYKMCTEKMQEKKIKKDSGPGLMNTLLNGHKGGDCDGFSTFDVPIFTEEFLDQNKAREAELRRLRKMNVAFEEQNAVLQRHTQSMSSARERLEQELALEERRTLALQQQLQAVRQALTASFASLPVPGTGETPTLGTLDFYMARLHGAIERDPAQHEKLIIRIKEILAQVASEHL; translated from the exons ATGTCCCACGGCCCCAAGCAGCCCGGCGCGGCCGCCGC GCCGACGGGCGGCAAGGCTCCGGGCCAGCATGGGGGCTTCGTGGTGGCTGTCAAGCAAGAGCGCGGCGAGGGTCCACGCGCCGGCGAGAAGGGGTCCCACGAGGAGGAG CCGGTGAAGAAACGCGGCTGGCCCAAGGGTAAGAAGCGGAAGAAGATTCTGCCGAATGGGCCCAAGGCACCGGTCACAGGCTACGTGCGCTTCCTGAACGAGCGGCGCGAGCAGATCCGCACGCGCCACCCGGACCTGCCCTTTCCCGAGATCACCAAGATGCTGGGCGCCGAGTGGAGCAAGCTGCAGCCAACAGAGAAGCAG CGGTACCTGGACGAGGcggagagagagaagcagcagtACATGAAGGAGCTTCGGGCATACCAGCAGTCGGAAGCCTACAAGATGTGCACGGAGAAGATGCAGGAGAAGAAGATCAAAAAAG ACTCGGGCCCAGGGCTCATGAACACCCTCCTGAATGGACACAAG GGTGGGGACTGCGACGGCTTCTCCACTTTCGACGTTCCCATCTTCACTGAAGAGTTCTTGGACCAAAACAAAG CCCGCGAGGCAGAGCTGCGGCGCTTGCGGAAGATGAACGTGGCCTTCGAGGAGCAGAACGCGGTGCTGCAGAGACACACGCAGAGTATGAGCAGCGCGCGCGAGCGTCTGGAGCAGGAGCTGGCGCTGGAGGAGCGGCGGACGCTGGCGTTgcagcagcagctccaggccGTGCGCCAGGCGCTCACCGCCAGCTTCGCCTCGCTGCCGGTGCCGG GCACCGGCGAGACGCCCACGCTAGGCACCCTGGACTTCTACATGGCCCGGCTGCACGGCGCCATCGAGCGCGATCCCGCACAGCACGAGAAGCTCATCATCCGCATCAAGGAAATCCTGGCCCAGGTCGCCAG CGAGCACCTGTGA